AAACACTCCGGTCGTCAGTCCAAAATTGTAGGCGGGAACTATTACATGACCGGCGGGGAAAGCTGTCCACGCCGCCGATTGGTAGCGCCAACCCAGATACAATGCGCGAATGCGCAAGACCAAGCAACTAGTGTTCGGAATGCCATGACGGACCAGGAATTGTTCGTCTACCAGTCGAACCAGGCCATCCTGGCACAGCGGCGAGCACAAGAAAGTGCGCAGTTTGACGCACAACTCGCTGCGGGGAACCAGGCGCTAGCAGCGGCTCGCTATCCGCAGATGGCGATGCCGATCACGCCGCCGGGCGGGAACCAGGTGAGGTGCCTCTCGACTGGGTTCTACACGAACTGCCGGTACTGATTTTGCGCGAGAGGCGATATGATAATAATCAAAAGCCTGAAGATAATCAAATGGATGATAGTAGGTTGTCTCGCAATTACTATTCTAACAGCAATTGAAGCCCTTACTTCGCACGGGAGGCACTCTTTTGCCGTATTATCGGCAGTAATATACCTTGTGGGGATACTCTTAGTTCTTTGTGCTTTGTATGCGGTGGCTTTTGTCATCCATGCTCTCGTTAATCCCTGAGAGGCAGTTCATACTAAAGTTGAAAATGCTCGTGGTACCTTGCCGCGAACACGGATCTGATAGGCGGGCTTCGCTGGCCATAGACGACCCTCACGAGCAGCTTCACTACGGTGACAGCTTCACTCCGGTGCAGTGCAGTTATCTCACCGCATTGCTTCCAGCCAGAAATCGCAATCGGTCTGCTGCATGGCCCTGCGGCGACGACGGCACCAAGTGCGAGGTCCAGGCGACCGCGCTACGAGGTGGAAGCCACCTGAAGCGCGATCGCCGTTGCCCTGGAGCGCTGCGACTCCGGTATCACCGCACCAGGTATCTCTCGATGATGTCGGCGCGGGGCTCGACGCCGAGGCCCGGGCCGGGCGGGAGGTGGGCATGGCCGTCGACGATGCGGACCGGCTCGACCGCGAGCGAACGGCTGATCTCGCCCGGCTCGACGCAATATTCCATGACCAGGGCGTTTTCGATGGCGCAGAGGAAGTGCAGCGAGGCGGCGGTGTTGATGTCGGTCGTGAAGTTGTGGTTGCACACCTTGCGGCCGCGGCGCCTGGCAAGGTCGGCGATCTGGATCGCCTGGGTGAAGCCGGTCCGCGTGACGTCGATCTGGACCACGTCGATGCCGCCTTCGTCGATCAGGCGCTCGAAGCCGACCATTGTGCACTCCTCCTCGCCCGCGGCGATGTGCTGGGTGCAGGCCCGCGAGACCTTGCCGTAGCCGGCATAGTCGTCGGGATGCAGCGGCTCCTCGATCCAGAACAGGCGGTAGGGCTCGAACAATTGGGCGCGGCGGATGGTGGTCTTGGCGTCCCAGACCAGGCCCACGTCCAGCATGAAGTCGACATCGTCGCCGACGGCCCTGCGGATCGCCTCGACATAGCGCAGGTCCTGCGCCTCGCTCTGCCCGAAGGGCTCCCAGCCGAATTTCACGCCGGTATGGCCGGTGTCGACCGCATGCCGGGCGCGCGCCACGGTCGCCTCGATGCTGAACTGGAACATGTTGGAGGAATAGACCCGCATCCGGTCGCGCAGCGCCCCGCCGAGCAGGTCGACGA
This portion of the Labrys wisconsinensis genome encodes:
- a CDS encoding mandelate racemase/muconate lactonizing enzyme family protein; the protein is MKITDVEAFYLRLPEIQARTDSSQDALLIKITTDSGLVGWGEVDGSPYVTKAIIDAPYSHTMVTGLKSLLIGENPLETGRLWSKMHRATIYYGRNGAVIQAMAGIDIALWDLKGKALGRPIVDLLGGALRDRMRVYSSNMFQFSIEATVARARHAVDTGHTGVKFGWEPFGQSEAQDLRYVEAIRRAVGDDVDFMLDVGLVWDAKTTIRRAQLFEPYRLFWIEEPLHPDDYAGYGKVSRACTQHIAAGEEECTMVGFERLIDEGGIDVVQIDVTRTGFTQAIQIADLARRRGRKVCNHNFTTDINTAASLHFLCAIENALVMEYCVEPGEISRSLAVEPVRIVDGHAHLPPGPGLGVEPRADIIERYLVR